One window of Dyadobacter sandarakinus genomic DNA carries:
- the ileS gene encoding isoleucine--tRNA ligase, giving the protein MKYKEYKNLSYPQIGDEVLKFWKDQKIFEASVETREGAPNFTFFEGPPSANGTPGIHHVMARAIKDIFCRYKTLQGFQVKRKGGWDTHGLPVELQVEKELGITKDDIGKTISVEDYNEKCRQTVMKFTDQWNDLTEKMGYWVDLDDPYITYKSEYIESLWNLLKKLYDKGLLYKGYTIQPYSPAAGTGLSSHELNMPGTYKDVKDTTIVAMFKVRFTAAARVFEGLEDNDIRILAWTTTPWTLPANSALTVGAGISYVLIKTFNPYTHEPVSVVLAKDLIGKYFSEKGQEGDFEGYASGDKKVLPWTIMKEFKGQELEGIEYEQLLPYVQPTLGPADKPAFRVILGDFVTTEDGTGVVHTSPTFGADDFRVAQANGIPAIMVRDENGKEVPIVDKRGRFVKEITDYAGRFVKPEYYTEEEQNDPEFRPTDVLIAIRLKEEGKAFRVEKYEHPYPHCWRTDKPVLYYPLDSWFIRTTAVKDRLVELNKSINWKPESTGTGRFGNWLENLVDWNLSRSRYWGTPLPIWRNDYGDEVCVGSIDELKDLLEEATISGHLTKEQAWHNSEYLLKLEHGEADLHRPYVDNVVLVSKQGHTMHREPDLIDVWFDSGAMPYAQWHYPFENQEIFEKSYPADFISEGVDQTRGWFFTLHAIAGMLFDSVAFKNVVSTGLVLDKNGNKMSKRLGNAVDPFSTLAQYGPDATRWYMITNAEPWDNLKFNIDGIGEVQRKFFGTLVNTYNFFALYANLDGYEFHDASSVPVEKRTELDRWILSKLNTLIQEVGEQFDDYNPTKAGRLVQDFVTDQLSNWYIRLNRRRFWNPSQEQAEGLTDDKRAAYETLQHCLVTVAQLMSPIAPFFGEWLYKNLTDGDRSAAQEHNAAFKYDSVHLTYWPKADTSVISENLEASMDLAQRISSLVHSIRKGNKLKVRQPLSKILIPVLSDNIKRQIEQVTPIILTEVNVKTIEFVHDESGILKKKIKPNFKALGPKFGPKMKEVAAAISGMSESQIKEIEQNSTINLVAASGPIDIAVSDVEIIAEDVPGWLVASEGGLTVALDITVTESLRLEGIARDFVNRVQNLRKDSGFEVTDKIRITLQNNDGLLASAVTANKDYICQEVQALDLNLVSDLNGEATEIEMDEFVLKVKIEVV; this is encoded by the coding sequence ATGAAATACAAGGAATATAAAAACCTGAGTTATCCGCAGATCGGAGACGAAGTACTTAAATTTTGGAAAGACCAGAAGATATTTGAGGCGTCTGTTGAGACCCGGGAAGGCGCGCCCAACTTTACGTTTTTTGAAGGCCCTCCCTCCGCCAACGGCACACCCGGCATCCACCATGTGATGGCGCGTGCGATCAAGGATATTTTCTGCCGGTATAAAACTTTGCAGGGCTTCCAGGTGAAGCGGAAAGGCGGCTGGGATACCCACGGTCTGCCTGTTGAGTTACAGGTTGAGAAAGAGCTTGGCATTACCAAGGACGATATCGGAAAAACCATTTCCGTAGAAGATTACAATGAGAAATGCCGGCAGACGGTCATGAAATTCACAGATCAGTGGAATGACCTGACGGAGAAAATGGGATACTGGGTTGACCTCGACGATCCTTATATTACTTACAAAAGTGAATACATTGAAAGCCTCTGGAACCTGCTGAAAAAGCTGTATGACAAGGGCTTGTTGTATAAAGGATATACCATACAGCCGTACTCGCCGGCAGCAGGCACCGGACTGTCGTCTCACGAGCTGAACATGCCCGGTACCTACAAAGACGTAAAGGATACCACCATCGTGGCGATGTTCAAGGTCAGATTTACAGCGGCAGCCCGGGTGTTTGAAGGTTTGGAAGACAATGATATCCGCATTCTGGCATGGACTACCACTCCCTGGACGCTCCCGGCAAACTCGGCATTGACGGTGGGTGCAGGTATCAGTTATGTTTTAATAAAAACATTTAATCCCTACACGCATGAGCCCGTTTCAGTGGTGCTGGCGAAGGACCTTATAGGTAAATACTTTTCCGAAAAAGGTCAGGAGGGTGACTTTGAAGGTTATGCATCCGGTGATAAAAAAGTGCTTCCATGGACCATTATGAAAGAATTCAAAGGTCAGGAATTGGAAGGCATCGAGTATGAACAACTGCTGCCATACGTTCAGCCCACCCTCGGCCCGGCTGACAAACCTGCATTCCGGGTCATTCTGGGCGACTTTGTAACTACCGAAGATGGTACCGGCGTGGTACATACCTCTCCTACTTTCGGGGCGGACGACTTCCGGGTGGCACAGGCTAATGGAATTCCGGCCATTATGGTCAGGGACGAAAACGGAAAAGAAGTTCCGATTGTGGATAAGCGCGGACGTTTTGTAAAAGAGATCACGGATTATGCCGGCCGGTTTGTAAAGCCTGAATACTATACCGAAGAAGAACAAAATGATCCCGAGTTCAGGCCGACGGATGTACTGATTGCGATCAGGCTGAAAGAAGAAGGCAAGGCATTCAGGGTTGAAAAATACGAACACCCTTACCCGCATTGCTGGCGGACAGACAAGCCTGTGCTCTATTACCCGCTCGACAGCTGGTTTATCCGGACCACTGCAGTGAAAGACAGACTGGTAGAGCTTAATAAAAGCATTAACTGGAAACCGGAAAGTACCGGAACCGGACGCTTCGGCAACTGGCTCGAAAACCTGGTAGACTGGAATTTGTCGCGGTCAAGGTATTGGGGTACGCCCCTGCCGATCTGGCGCAATGATTACGGGGATGAAGTTTGTGTCGGGTCTATTGACGAGCTGAAAGACTTGCTCGAAGAAGCTACCATTTCGGGACATTTAACCAAGGAACAAGCGTGGCATAACTCCGAGTATCTGCTTAAACTAGAACACGGAGAGGCTGACCTGCACCGGCCGTATGTGGATAATGTGGTGCTTGTTTCAAAACAGGGCCACACCATGCACCGCGAGCCGGACCTGATCGACGTTTGGTTTGACTCAGGCGCCATGCCTTATGCCCAATGGCATTACCCGTTTGAAAATCAGGAAATATTTGAAAAAAGCTACCCGGCCGACTTCATTTCGGAAGGTGTTGACCAGACCCGCGGCTGGTTTTTCACCCTGCACGCGATTGCCGGAATGCTGTTTGATTCCGTAGCATTCAAGAATGTAGTATCTACCGGTTTGGTGCTGGATAAAAATGGCAATAAAATGTCCAAACGCCTGGGCAATGCTGTGGATCCATTCTCGACACTTGCGCAGTATGGTCCCGATGCAACGCGCTGGTACATGATCACCAATGCCGAGCCCTGGGATAATCTGAAATTCAATATTGATGGTATCGGTGAAGTACAGCGGAAGTTCTTCGGAACACTGGTAAATACTTACAACTTCTTTGCATTGTACGCCAACCTGGACGGATATGAGTTTCACGACGCCAGCTCTGTACCTGTTGAAAAACGTACCGAGCTCGACCGCTGGATTTTATCAAAACTGAATACGCTCATTCAGGAAGTTGGCGAACAGTTTGACGATTACAACCCTACCAAGGCAGGGCGTCTGGTGCAGGACTTTGTGACCGACCAGCTTTCAAACTGGTATATCCGCCTCAACCGCCGCCGCTTCTGGAATCCTTCTCAGGAGCAGGCCGAAGGCTTGACGGATGACAAAAGGGCTGCTTACGAAACTTTGCAGCACTGCCTTGTAACAGTGGCTCAGCTGATGTCGCCGATAGCTCCGTTCTTTGGGGAGTGGCTCTACAAAAATCTGACGGACGGCGACCGCAGCGCTGCACAGGAGCACAATGCTGCATTCAAATATGACTCGGTGCACCTTACCTACTGGCCAAAAGCCGATACTTCAGTGATCAGTGAAAACCTGGAAGCGTCGATGGATCTGGCGCAGCGGATCAGTTCGCTGGTGCATTCCATCCGAAAAGGCAACAAGCTGAAAGTACGTCAGCCGCTTTCGAAAATTCTGATCCCTGTATTGAGCGACAATATAAAACGCCAGATCGAGCAGGTCACACCTATTATCCTGACCGAAGTCAATGTGAAAACCATTGAGTTTGTACATGATGAGAGCGGGATTTTGAAAAAGAAAATCAAACCCAACTTTAAAGCATTGGGGCCTAAGTTCGGGCCTAAGATGAAAGAAGTAGCCGCGGCTATTTCGGGCATGAGCGAGTCGCAGATCAAGGAAATCGAGCAAAACAGTACTATCAATCTTGTCGCCGCTTCCGGTCCGATCGACATTGCCGTGAGTGATGTTGAAATTATTGCGGAGGATGTGCCGGGCTGGCTGGTAGCGAGTGAAGGCGGACTGACAGTAGCGCTGGATATTACCGTGACCGAAAGCCTGCGGCTTGAAGGTATTGCGCGCGATTTCGTCAACCGCGTTCAGAATCTGCGGAAAGACAGCGGGTTTGAAGTTACGGACAAAATCAGGATTACCCTGCAAAACAACGATGGTCTGCTAGCCAGCGCGGTTACTGCCAACAAAGATTACATCTGCCAGGAAGTTCAGGCTCTGGATCTCAATCTCGTCTCCGACCTGAACGGCGAAGCAACCGAGATCGAAATGGATGAGTTTGTGCTGAAAGTGAAGATTGAGGTGGTGTAG
- the can gene encoding carbonate dehydratase, whose product MEQYKRLLTANKAWAAEQLNVDENYFNNLSLDQKPDFLWIGCSDSRVPAENLTGSRPGEMFVHRNVANMVVHTDMNMLAVLQYAVEVLKVKHILVVGHYQCGGVRASMMHSDLGLIDNWLRNIKDVYDRHSDELENIAEEKQRFDRLVELNVQEQVHNLAKTSIVQKAWHEGNEVRLHGWVFGLHDGLIKPLILMDPQNGIKGIFKFDF is encoded by the coding sequence ATGGAGCAATACAAACGACTGCTGACGGCGAACAAAGCCTGGGCTGCCGAGCAGCTGAATGTGGACGAAAATTATTTTAACAACCTGTCGCTGGATCAAAAACCCGATTTTCTGTGGATAGGCTGCTCCGACAGCCGCGTTCCCGCTGAAAACCTGACCGGTTCAAGACCAGGTGAAATGTTTGTGCACAGAAACGTCGCCAACATGGTGGTGCATACGGATATGAACATGCTGGCAGTGCTGCAATATGCCGTAGAAGTATTGAAAGTCAAGCATATCCTGGTGGTAGGTCACTACCAGTGCGGGGGCGTGCGTGCCTCTATGATGCACAGCGACCTTGGACTGATTGATAACTGGCTGCGCAACATCAAGGACGTGTATGACAGGCATTCCGACGAACTGGAAAATATCGCTGAGGAAAAGCAGCGGTTTGACCGCCTGGTGGAGCTCAATGTGCAGGAGCAGGTTCACAATCTTGCCAAAACAAGCATTGTTCAGAAAGCCTGGCACGAAGGCAATGAAGTACGCCTGCACGGCTGGGTATTCGGGCTGCACGATGGACTCATCAAGCCACTCATCCTGATGGATCCACAGAACGGAATCAAGGGTATTTTCAAGTTTGATTTTTAG
- a CDS encoding glycoside hydrolase family 16 protein yields the protein MHTLFKTLLIALLAGFSAPGFAQWKLVWADEFTQEGAPDAQTWNFEQGFVRNHEAQWYQPANATCKDGFLIIEARKERVSNPAYKPGSENWKEKQEFAEYTSASITTRNKKTWQYGRFEMRARINTQPGMWPAFWTLGEKGEWPDNGEIDIMEYYRGDLLANLAWGSGERFKPIWNSVKKPVKEFDDPQWADKFHIWRMDWDEQFVRLYVDDQLLTSQEIDKAANVKNKSVQPFRQPHYMVLNLAIGGDNGGDPAGTQFPARFEVDYVRVYEKAR from the coding sequence ATGCATACGCTTTTTAAAACCCTACTGATCGCCCTGCTGGCCGGATTTTCAGCTCCGGGCTTTGCGCAATGGAAGCTGGTATGGGCCGACGAGTTTACCCAAGAAGGCGCACCCGACGCCCAAACCTGGAACTTCGAGCAGGGCTTTGTGCGAAATCATGAGGCACAATGGTACCAGCCCGCGAATGCGACCTGTAAGGACGGTTTTCTGATTATTGAAGCCCGCAAGGAGCGCGTCAGCAACCCGGCCTATAAGCCCGGCAGCGAAAACTGGAAGGAAAAGCAGGAATTTGCCGAGTACACCTCCGCCAGTATAACCACCCGGAACAAAAAGACCTGGCAGTACGGCCGTTTTGAAATGCGTGCGCGCATTAACACGCAGCCGGGCATGTGGCCGGCTTTCTGGACACTGGGCGAAAAGGGCGAATGGCCCGACAACGGCGAAATTGATATTATGGAATATTACCGGGGTGACCTGCTTGCAAACCTGGCCTGGGGGTCCGGCGAACGCTTTAAGCCCATCTGGAATTCAGTGAAAAAGCCTGTCAAAGAATTTGATGACCCGCAATGGGCGGACAAGTTCCACATCTGGCGTATGGACTGGGATGAACAGTTTGTCCGGCTGTATGTGGACGATCAGCTGCTGACTTCGCAGGAGATTGACAAAGCGGCGAATGTGAAAAACAAATCCGTGCAGCCTTTCCGGCAGCCGCACTATATGGTGCTTAATCTGGCAATCGGAGGCGATAACGGGGGCGACCCGGCCGGAACACAGTTCCCGGCACGGTTTGAAGTGGACTATGTCCGGGTATATGAAAAAGCCAGGTAG